The Niastella koreensis GR20-10 genome includes a window with the following:
- a CDS encoding Crp/Fnr family transcriptional regulator encodes MRKFVELDADTMQLIAGHTSEVTLPEKHLLLLEGNPCDKIYFIVSGLGRSYYTDFSGKTITWNFYFNTPDSVSKNLFATDYRAFLSNTVSSIAIEALTEVQALLFTKKEVNYLIEKSFTYERWLRKLNETAFMNMYDRAFTLLTMAAADRYDKLVKEESHLLQMFSNYYIASYLGIAPQSLSRIRSQH; translated from the coding sequence ATGCGAAAGTTTGTAGAACTCGATGCCGACACCATGCAGTTAATAGCCGGTCATACCAGCGAAGTTACCCTGCCCGAAAAACATCTCCTGTTATTGGAAGGCAATCCTTGTGACAAGATCTATTTTATTGTTTCAGGTTTGGGCAGGTCGTACTATACCGACTTTTCCGGAAAAACCATTACCTGGAACTTTTATTTCAATACACCCGACAGCGTCAGTAAAAACCTGTTCGCCACCGATTACCGGGCATTTCTAAGCAATACCGTTTCTTCTATCGCCATTGAGGCATTGACAGAAGTACAGGCCTTACTGTTCACGAAAAAAGAAGTGAACTATTTAATAGAGAAATCATTTACGTATGAACGTTGGTTGCGAAAATTGAACGAGACCGCTTTTATGAATATGTACGACCGGGCCTTTACCCTGCTTACCATGGCGGCTGCAGACCGGTACGATAAACTGGTGAAAGAAGAATCACATCTTTTGCAAATGTTCTCCAATTATTATATCGCCTCCTACCTGGGGATTGCACCCCAATCACTCAGCAGGATCAGAAGCCAGCATTGA
- a CDS encoding DUF302 domain-containing protein: MKRAVVIEHVSLEIKSSFDQFTYQLEKALGILMPVELRSLGAAPASTSCYLNSTCNENNLMIYSIMSLEDLPQKERYKKAKQYQLGNPDIMGRMINNHTGAGLYVPIHLLVYENEQQKVIVEYDLLSSQCAQFNNAALFSDSILLENNLIILIQQADNSTDN; the protein is encoded by the coding sequence ATGAAAAGAGCAGTAGTTATAGAACATGTGAGCCTTGAGATAAAAAGCAGTTTTGATCAATTTACCTATCAACTGGAAAAAGCATTGGGCATTTTAATGCCGGTTGAGCTTCGCTCCCTGGGCGCCGCTCCTGCCTCCACAAGTTGTTATTTAAACAGCACCTGTAATGAAAACAACCTGATGATCTATAGTATCATGTCGCTGGAAGACCTTCCCCAAAAAGAACGTTACAAAAAAGCCAAACAATACCAACTTGGTAATCCCGATATTATGGGAAGAATGATAAACAATCATACCGGCGCCGGATTGTATGTACCCATTCACCTGTTAGTTTATGAAAACGAGCAGCAAAAAGTGATCGTTGAATATGATCTTCTTTCTTCTCAATGCGCTCAGTTCAACAATGCCGCCCTGTTCTCCGATTCCATTCTCCTGGAAAACAATCTTATTATCCTTATTCAACAGGCTGATAATTCTACGGATAACTAA
- a CDS encoding MBOAT family O-acyltransferase, with translation MLFNSINYALFLPVVFTLYWAIKSHSWKNRLLLAASYFFYACWDWRFLFLLMFSTGLDYVTGIKIQSTSYKKLWLWLSIIINVGFLGIFKYYDFFVISFINFISHVGFKVHPATLNVILPVGISFYTFHGLSYVIDVYKGRINSEKNVIDYCLFVSFFPLLVAGPIERATHLLPQLKKKRAFNYDQAADGLKQILWGLFKKIAIADQCAVYANMIFKDATSYSGSTLTAGALFFAIQIYGDFSGYSDIALGTAKLFGIELLRNFAYPYFSRDIAEFWRRWHISLSSWFRDYLYIPLGGSKGNKTKVIRNILIIFLVSGFWHGANWTFIIWGLLNAIYMLPSIILRTNRTNLEIVAKDKSMPSVKEIAQITLTFCLTVFAWIFFRASDLSHAFSYIAGIFSYSFFTFPQITPVPLLFLIMILFAIEWLGRRQHYALSGIGCRWPQVYRLALYFCLTAIIIYFSGAEQQFIYFQF, from the coding sequence ATGCTTTTCAACTCCATTAATTATGCCTTGTTTCTTCCTGTTGTATTTACGCTCTATTGGGCAATCAAATCTCACAGCTGGAAAAACAGGCTGCTGCTGGCCGCCAGCTACTTCTTCTATGCCTGCTGGGACTGGCGCTTTCTTTTCCTACTCATGTTCTCTACCGGGCTTGACTATGTCACCGGAATAAAGATTCAGTCAACCAGTTACAAAAAGCTTTGGTTATGGTTGAGTATTATCATCAACGTTGGATTTTTGGGCATTTTTAAATACTATGATTTTTTTGTTATATCATTTATCAATTTTATCTCGCATGTTGGATTTAAAGTGCACCCGGCAACGTTAAATGTAATTCTGCCAGTGGGCATTTCTTTTTATACCTTTCATGGATTGTCATATGTAATTGATGTTTATAAGGGCCGGATCAATTCCGAAAAGAATGTTATTGATTATTGCCTGTTTGTAAGCTTCTTTCCCCTGCTTGTGGCTGGCCCGATCGAACGCGCAACCCATCTGCTTCCTCAACTAAAAAAGAAACGGGCATTTAATTACGACCAGGCTGCTGATGGATTAAAGCAGATCCTTTGGGGCCTTTTCAAAAAGATAGCAATAGCCGATCAGTGCGCAGTATACGCTAACATGATCTTTAAAGACGCAACAAGCTATTCAGGAAGCACCCTGACAGCAGGCGCGTTGTTTTTTGCCATTCAGATATACGGGGACTTCAGCGGATACTCAGACATTGCCCTGGGTACAGCCAAACTGTTTGGTATTGAGCTGCTCAGAAATTTCGCTTACCCATATTTTTCCCGGGACATTGCCGAGTTCTGGCGCCGTTGGCACATATCGCTATCCTCCTGGTTCAGAGATTACCTGTATATCCCGCTCGGAGGATCGAAAGGCAACAAAACAAAAGTGATCCGGAATATTTTAATTATATTCCTGGTAAGCGGATTCTGGCATGGCGCCAACTGGACATTCATAATATGGGGCCTGCTGAATGCCATCTACATGCTGCCCTCTATTATCCTAAGAACCAATAGAACCAACCTGGAAATCGTAGCTAAAGATAAATCGATGCCGTCTGTAAAAGAGATTGCCCAGATCACTTTAACCTTTTGCCTGACCGTTTTTGCCTGGATTTTTTTCAGAGCAAGTGACCTGAGCCATGCCTTCAGTTATATAGCAGGCATTTTTTCTTATTCATTTTTTACTTTCCCTCAAATAACACCGGTGCCTTTGTTGTTCCTGATAATGATACTCTTTGCTATAGAATGGCTGGGCCGCCGGCAGCACTATGCTTTATCCGGCATTGGCTGCCGTTGGCCTCAGGTATACCGGCTGGCTTTATACTTTTGTCTAACTGCTATCATAATATACTTTTCCGGTGCTGAACAACAATTTATTTACTTCCAGTTTTAG